A single genomic interval of Burkholderia sp. HI2500 harbors:
- a CDS encoding porin encodes MNWRLAFVAVPALCAAPALAFAQGSVTLYGLVDAGIDYTNNVGGHSAWQMASGFAQGSRWGLKGTEDLGGGYSALFQLENGFNVNNGTLAQGGRMFGRQAYVGLSSARFGTLTLGRQYDAVVDYLAPTTANGSWGVYPFSHPLDNDNTGNTFRVNNTVKYASPDFAGFSFGGTYSFSNDTGFANNRQWSVGAQYEQGGLLVGAAFLNADNPGATSGGAIAGSGSVGADANFASARLRIFGAGINYTAGPATVGFAYTNSNVTRPTANVGYLFGDETIEPVTGPLAGGMVSSIKYQNFEVNGKYQFTPALFVGAQYVYTTVRYNATTGSAKPKIHSLGLMADYNLSKRTDVYLMGAYQRIAGDATGSSLDQAYVPGAADLSSTSKQLMVHAGIRHKF; translated from the coding sequence ATGAACTGGAGATTGGCTTTCGTCGCGGTCCCGGCGCTGTGTGCAGCGCCCGCGCTCGCATTCGCGCAAGGCAGCGTCACGCTTTACGGGCTCGTCGATGCGGGCATCGACTACACGAACAACGTCGGCGGCCACAGCGCGTGGCAGATGGCAAGCGGCTTCGCGCAAGGCAGCCGCTGGGGGCTGAAAGGCACCGAGGACCTGGGCGGCGGCTACAGCGCGTTGTTCCAGCTCGAGAACGGCTTCAACGTGAACAACGGCACGCTCGCGCAGGGCGGCCGCATGTTCGGGCGGCAGGCGTACGTCGGGCTCAGCAGCGCGCGGTTCGGCACGCTGACGCTCGGCCGCCAATACGATGCGGTGGTCGACTATCTCGCGCCGACGACCGCGAACGGCAGCTGGGGCGTCTACCCGTTCTCGCATCCGCTCGACAACGACAACACCGGCAACACGTTCCGCGTGAACAACACGGTGAAGTATGCGAGCCCGGATTTCGCCGGCTTTTCGTTCGGCGGTACGTACAGCTTCAGCAACGACACGGGCTTCGCGAACAACCGGCAGTGGAGCGTCGGCGCGCAGTACGAGCAGGGCGGCTTGCTGGTCGGCGCGGCGTTCCTGAATGCGGACAACCCGGGCGCGACGTCGGGCGGCGCGATCGCGGGCTCGGGGTCGGTCGGCGCCGATGCGAACTTTGCGTCGGCGCGGCTGCGGATTTTCGGTGCGGGCATCAACTACACGGCGGGGCCCGCGACGGTCGGGTTCGCGTACACGAACAGCAACGTCACGCGGCCGACCGCGAACGTCGGCTACCTGTTCGGCGACGAAACGATCGAGCCGGTGACCGGCCCGCTCGCGGGGGGCATGGTGTCGTCGATCAAGTACCAGAACTTCGAGGTGAACGGCAAATACCAGTTCACGCCGGCGTTGTTCGTCGGGGCGCAGTACGTGTACACGACGGTGCGCTATAACGCGACGACGGGCAGCGCGAAGCCGAAGATCCATTCGCTCGGGCTGATGGCCGACTACAACCTGTCGAAGCGCACGGACGTGTACCTGATGGGCGCGTACCAGCGGATCGCGGGCGACGCGACGGGTTCGTCGCTCGACCAGGCCTATGTTCCCGGCGCGGCGGACCTGTCGTCGACTTCGAAGCAGCTGATGGTTCACGCGGGGATCCGTCACAAGTTCTGA
- a CDS encoding M20 aminoacylase family protein, whose translation MIALRRRLHAHPELGFEEHATSDLVAGLLTTWGYRVTRGLGGTGVVGTLTRGPGKRLGLRADMDALPIREATGLPHASRCDGVMHACGHDGHTAMLLAAARCLAERERFTGTLNLIFQPAEEGLGGAKRMIDDGLFDQFPCDAVFAMHNVPGLPAGVLGFCDGPAMASPDEVQVRVTGRGGHGAAPHTTIDPVVVCASIVMALQTVVSRNVNPQEMAIVTAGSIHAGAASNVIPPHADLALSVRALSPDVRALLERRIREIVHGQAASYGATAEIDYRHAYPVLVNHAEQTAFARDVAREWGGDGALIPHLRPIAASEDFAFMLNACPGSYLSIGNGDGAGAAGCGLHHPGYDFNDACLATGASYWIALAERYLA comes from the coding sequence ATGATTGCGCTGCGCCGCCGGCTGCACGCGCATCCGGAGCTTGGCTTCGAGGAACACGCGACGAGCGATCTGGTCGCCGGGTTGCTGACAACGTGGGGTTATCGGGTGACGCGGGGGCTCGGCGGCACGGGCGTGGTCGGCACGTTGACGCGCGGCCCCGGCAAGCGGCTCGGGCTGCGCGCGGACATGGACGCGCTGCCGATCCGCGAGGCGACCGGGCTGCCGCACGCGAGCCGGTGCGACGGCGTGATGCACGCGTGCGGCCACGACGGCCACACGGCGATGCTGCTCGCGGCGGCGCGCTGCCTGGCCGAGCGGGAACGCTTCACGGGCACGCTGAACCTGATTTTCCAGCCGGCCGAGGAAGGGCTCGGCGGCGCGAAGCGGATGATCGACGACGGGCTGTTCGACCAGTTTCCATGCGATGCGGTATTCGCGATGCACAACGTGCCGGGCCTGCCGGCCGGCGTGCTCGGCTTCTGCGACGGCCCGGCGATGGCCTCGCCCGATGAGGTGCAGGTGCGTGTGACCGGGCGCGGCGGGCATGGCGCGGCGCCGCATACGACGATCGATCCGGTGGTCGTGTGCGCGTCGATCGTGATGGCGCTGCAGACCGTCGTGTCGCGCAACGTGAACCCGCAGGAGATGGCGATCGTGACGGCCGGCTCGATCCATGCGGGCGCCGCATCGAACGTGATTCCGCCGCACGCGGATCTCGCGCTCAGCGTGCGTGCGCTGTCGCCGGACGTGCGGGCGCTGCTTGAACGGCGCATTCGCGAGATCGTGCACGGGCAGGCCGCCAGCTATGGCGCGACCGCCGAAATCGACTACCGGCACGCGTACCCGGTGCTCGTCAATCACGCGGAGCAAACCGCGTTTGCCCGCGACGTCGCCCGCGAATGGGGCGGCGACGGCGCGCTGATCCCGCACCTGCGGCCGATCGCGGCCAGCGAGGATTTCGCGTTCATGCTGAACGCGTGCCCCGGCAGCTACCTGTCGATCGGCAACGGCGACGGCGCCGGCGCCGCCGGATGCGGGCTGCACCACCCCGGCTACGACTTCAACGACGCGTGCCTCGCCACCGGCGCGAGCTACTGGATTGCACTGGCGGAGCGCTACCTCGCGTGA
- a CDS encoding CsgG/HfaB family protein, whose translation MKKNAERTRLNTGTTRIAMGALLLLSLVGCVTRPMPALSNATLTPPTRTTRDLTHLPPPKGKIVAAVYGFRDLTGQYKASPDSSFSSQVTQGGASFLVKAMRDSGWFTPVERENLQDLLTERKIMRATDGADAKKAQNDAMAPLMPANIVLEGGIVGYDTNVRTGGAGVAYLGISGSTQYRIDQVTVNLRAIDIRTGQVLNSVSTTKTVYSYQVDTGIYRFVGFKDLLQAEAGLTRNEPAQICVNEAIESALTHLIVQGVANQTWVLKNDQDWYDPTMQRYLQEDRKYAQDMEDANTAYDPQKIDRQGASTH comes from the coding sequence ATGAAAAAAAATGCTGAACGCACACGCTTGAACACGGGGACGACACGGATCGCCATGGGCGCGCTGTTGCTGCTGTCGCTGGTCGGCTGCGTCACGCGGCCGATGCCGGCCTTGAGCAACGCGACGCTGACGCCGCCGACGCGCACCACGCGCGACCTCACGCACCTGCCGCCGCCGAAGGGCAAGATCGTCGCGGCCGTGTACGGCTTTCGCGATCTGACGGGGCAGTACAAGGCATCGCCGGACAGCTCCTTCTCGTCGCAGGTCACGCAGGGCGGCGCGTCGTTCCTCGTCAAGGCGATGCGCGACTCCGGCTGGTTCACGCCGGTGGAACGCGAGAACCTGCAGGACCTGCTGACCGAACGCAAGATCATGCGCGCCACCGACGGCGCGGATGCGAAGAAGGCGCAGAACGATGCGATGGCACCGCTGATGCCCGCGAACATCGTGCTCGAAGGCGGCATCGTCGGCTACGACACGAACGTCCGGACCGGCGGGGCCGGTGTCGCCTACCTCGGGATCAGCGGGTCGACGCAGTACCGGATCGACCAGGTCACGGTCAACCTGCGCGCGATCGACATCCGCACGGGCCAGGTGCTCAACAGCGTGTCGACGACCAAGACCGTCTACTCGTATCAGGTCGACACGGGCATCTATCGCTTCGTCGGCTTCAAGGACCTGCTGCAGGCGGAAGCCGGGCTGACACGTAACGAACCCGCGCAGATCTGCGTGAACGAAGCAATCGAATCGGCGCTCACGCACCTGATCGTCCAGGGCGTCGCGAACCAGACCTGGGTGCTGAAGAACGACCAGGACTGGTACGACCCGACGATGCAGCGGTATCTGCAGGAAGACCGGAAATACGCGCAGGACATGGAAGACGCGAACACCGCGTACGACCCGCAGAAGATCGATCGCCAGGGCGCGTCCACTCATTAA
- a CDS encoding beta strand repeat-containing protein — protein MKVTKSAIAIAVLMLASAAAQADSSGNTVNIGQTGNFNSATVEQTATNGDAVSINQSAAGNDPRYGFVANVTTQGGNGDTTVIQQNSWWAQPYSSVNVSQTGTSNERNYVTQSGGGDFSATITQTTSAYTGGPQYDTNTINQYSYIDSASISQQGGGWNNVTINQGTPSQSAIGNNATVAQTDTVGNTVGIAQTGNNGTANVQTTWGGGNATSITQTGGTTNASVTQFAEAGDQVTTTQSGTETATVNSSFGGGNTTTISQSGGVSGNNATVHQLLAAGNATSITQTADGNNATVNQWFEFGDNATINQSAASNNATITQQYGYGNGASITQTAAFNTASITQSNSAGSTASITQASADNLAAVTQSAASGSSVTVSQSGDIGNYANASQTGADDVLSLSQAGGFNIINASQVSGTGNQGYVTQIGYNNNATLVQQGNANYASINQNGFNNTVSLKQH, from the coding sequence ATGAAGGTGACCAAGTCTGCAATCGCAATCGCAGTGCTGATGCTCGCATCGGCTGCCGCACAGGCCGATTCGTCGGGTAACACCGTGAACATCGGGCAAACCGGCAACTTCAACTCGGCCACCGTCGAACAGACGGCGACGAACGGTGATGCGGTGTCGATCAACCAGTCGGCAGCCGGCAACGATCCCCGCTACGGGTTCGTCGCCAACGTGACGACGCAGGGCGGCAACGGCGACACGACCGTGATCCAGCAGAACTCCTGGTGGGCGCAGCCGTATTCGAGCGTGAACGTGTCGCAGACGGGCACGTCGAACGAGCGGAACTACGTGACGCAGTCCGGCGGCGGCGACTTCTCGGCGACCATCACGCAGACGACGTCGGCCTACACGGGCGGCCCGCAATACGACACCAACACGATCAACCAGTACAGCTACATCGACAGCGCGTCGATTTCGCAGCAAGGCGGCGGCTGGAACAACGTGACGATCAACCAGGGCACGCCGAGCCAGTCGGCGATTGGCAACAACGCGACCGTCGCGCAGACGGACACGGTCGGCAACACCGTCGGCATCGCGCAGACCGGCAACAACGGCACCGCGAACGTCCAGACGACCTGGGGCGGCGGGAACGCGACGTCGATCACGCAAACGGGCGGCACGACCAACGCCAGCGTGACGCAGTTTGCCGAGGCTGGCGACCAGGTCACGACGACCCAGAGCGGCACCGAAACCGCCACCGTGAACTCGTCGTTCGGCGGCGGCAACACGACGACGATTTCGCAATCGGGCGGCGTGAGCGGCAACAACGCCACGGTGCACCAGCTCTTGGCGGCCGGCAACGCGACGTCGATCACGCAGACCGCCGACGGCAACAATGCAACCGTCAATCAGTGGTTCGAGTTCGGCGACAACGCGACGATCAACCAGTCGGCCGCGTCGAACAACGCGACGATCACGCAGCAGTACGGCTACGGTAACGGCGCGTCCATCACGCAAACGGCCGCGTTCAACACGGCGTCGATCACGCAGAGCAACTCGGCCGGTTCGACGGCATCCATCACGCAGGCGTCGGCGGACAACCTGGCGGCGGTGACGCAGTCGGCCGCATCGGGCTCGTCGGTGACGGTGAGCCAGTCGGGCGACATCGGCAACTACGCCAATGCGTCGCAGACGGGCGCGGATGACGTGCTGAGCCTGTCGCAGGCCGGTGGCTTCAACATCATCAACGCGTCGCAGGTGTCGGGCACGGGCAACCAGGGCTACGTGACGCAGATCGGCTACAACAACAACGCCACGCTGGTACAGCAAGGCAACGCGAACTACGCGAGCATCAACCAGAACGGCTTCAACAACACCGTTTCGCTCAAGCAGCACTAA
- a CDS encoding zinc-dependent alcohol dehydrogenase family protein codes for MHAWQVKPGDGAAGLRRIDATRRAVGPTDVVVKIHSAGLNYRDLMFARGDYLGIGTDALIPVADGAGEIIETGRDVTRFKPGDRVINTYFPHWIDGPPTPQKVSGSPGAQFDGVLAEHFVSDEAALVAIPAHLNYDEAATLSCAGITAWNALFVDGGLRPGATVVLLGTGGVSIIALQLAHAAGLRTIVTSSSDAKLERARALGAEATINYRATPEWQHDVLRLTGGAGADLVVEVGGKDTLPRSVAATKLGGIVSVIGGLSSFAGPELGLLSLIGGIRQLHGIMVGSRAMLDDVVRLVDAKQIRPVVDRVFGFDEAPQAYAHLQSGQHFGKVVIRVAQ; via the coding sequence ATGCACGCATGGCAAGTGAAACCGGGCGACGGCGCGGCCGGGCTTCGGCGCATCGACGCGACACGCCGCGCGGTCGGGCCGACCGACGTCGTCGTGAAGATCCACTCCGCCGGCCTGAACTACCGCGACCTGATGTTCGCGCGCGGCGACTATCTCGGCATCGGCACGGACGCGCTGATCCCGGTGGCCGACGGCGCCGGCGAAATCATCGAAACCGGCCGCGACGTCACGCGCTTCAAGCCGGGCGATCGCGTGATCAACACGTACTTCCCGCACTGGATCGACGGGCCACCGACGCCGCAGAAAGTCTCGGGGTCGCCCGGCGCGCAATTCGACGGCGTGCTGGCCGAACATTTCGTATCCGACGAAGCCGCGCTGGTCGCGATTCCCGCGCATCTGAACTACGACGAGGCGGCGACGCTGTCGTGCGCCGGGATTACCGCGTGGAACGCGCTGTTCGTCGACGGCGGCCTGCGGCCCGGCGCGACCGTCGTGCTGCTCGGCACCGGCGGCGTGTCGATCATCGCACTGCAGCTCGCGCATGCGGCGGGGCTGCGCACGATCGTCACGTCGTCGAGCGATGCGAAGCTCGAGCGCGCCCGCGCACTCGGTGCGGAAGCCACCATCAACTATCGCGCGACGCCCGAATGGCAGCACGACGTGCTGCGGCTCACCGGCGGGGCGGGGGCGGATCTGGTCGTCGAAGTCGGCGGCAAGGACACGCTGCCGCGCTCGGTCGCCGCGACGAAGCTGGGCGGCATCGTGTCGGTGATCGGCGGCCTCAGCAGCTTCGCCGGCCCCGAACTCGGGCTGCTGTCGCTGATCGGCGGGATCCGGCAGTTGCACGGGATCATGGTCGGCAGCCGCGCGATGCTCGACGATGTCGTGCGCCTCGTCGACGCGAAGCAGATCAGGCCCGTGGTCGATCGCGTGTTCGGCTTCGACGAAGCACCGCAGGCTTATGCGCACTTGCAGTCGGGGCAGCACTTCGGCAAGGTCGTGATCCGCGTCGCGCAGTAA
- the csgH gene encoding curli-like amyloid fiber formation chaperone CsgH yields the protein MVGIHDLNAYFDIAASAGGVNIVPHVRAAAPVDVSYSLRITRTGSAGSASLTRSGESRLAGGEDQSLATLRLSVDSGDICQATLVLHVNGEHAEYSVDCNPHRATN from the coding sequence ATGGTCGGCATTCACGATCTCAACGCCTATTTCGACATCGCCGCCAGTGCCGGCGGCGTGAACATCGTGCCGCACGTGCGGGCGGCCGCGCCAGTCGACGTGTCGTACAGCCTGCGCATCACCAGAACCGGCAGCGCCGGCTCGGCCTCGCTGACGCGCTCCGGCGAATCGCGACTCGCCGGCGGCGAGGATCAGTCGCTGGCGACGCTGCGGCTGAGCGTCGATTCGGGCGACATCTGCCAGGCGACGCTGGTCCTGCACGTCAATGGCGAGCACGCGGAGTATTCGGTGGACTGCAATCCGCACCGGGCCACGAATTGA
- a CDS encoding CsgE family curli-type amyloid fiber assembly protein: MAGARAAARHALPEDQLGGTVTTDAVTLAGRDFYTYFSQTWSEIPLSERYMVAIHERPSGRYGSLIWVEFQQKRVFQTFLPIARANVKAVAESAASISFQTVIQDDLSNLLFPDSDLAKDEI, from the coding sequence TTGGCCGGCGCCCGGGCCGCCGCCCGCCATGCCCTTCCGGAAGACCAGCTCGGCGGCACGGTCACGACCGATGCCGTGACGCTCGCCGGCCGCGATTTCTATACCTACTTCTCGCAGACGTGGTCGGAAATCCCGCTGAGCGAGCGCTACATGGTCGCCATTCACGAACGCCCTTCTGGGCGCTACGGCAGCCTGATCTGGGTCGAATTCCAGCAAAAGCGCGTGTTCCAGACCTTCCTGCCGATCGCACGCGCAAACGTCAAGGCCGTGGCCGAAAGCGCCGCCAGTATTTCCTTTCAAACCGTCATTCAGGACGATCTGTCGAATTTGCTGTTTCCCGATTCGGATCTGGCCAAAGACGAGATTTAG
- a CDS encoding arylsulfatase: MKKSASPLHAFRFRVVCAAIAGALSLASCGGVDSDTPSSQTNTPPPLAAKRPNILYIMADDLGYSDIHAFGGEINTPNLDALVASGRILSNHHTGTVCAITRAMLVSGTDHHLVGEGTMGVPTDERRGLPGYEGYLNDRALSFAQLLKDAGYHTYIAGKWHIGSGIVGSATGSGQTPDQWGFERSYVLLGGAATNHFAHEPAGSSHYTEDGRYVQPGQPGQPGGTGGSPAVFYSTDFYTQKLISYIDSNQRDGKPFFAYAAYTSPHWPLQVPEPWLHKYAGVYDAGYDAIRNARIARQKALGLIPADFKPFDGLPETTAASPATANNGTAAAKYISAVHSAADGYSDYGPGKVDKLWSSLSPAERRAQARYMEIYAGMVENLDYNIGLLIQHLKDIGEYDNTFIMFQSDNGAEGWPIDSGADPTATDTANGQDPIYSTLGTDNGKQNAQRLQYGLRWAEVSASPFRLTKGYSAEGGVSTPTIVRLPGQTQQLPTLRAFTHVTDNTATFLAVAGVTPPSQPAPPLVNTLTGVDQNKGKVIYNNRYVYPVTGQSLLPVLTGTATGEVHTAPFGDEAYGRAYLRSADGRWKALWTEPPLGPLDGHWQLYDLAADRGETTDVSAQNPSVISTLVDQWKTYMSNVGGVEPLRPRGYY, encoded by the coding sequence ATGAAAAAGTCCGCGTCGCCGTTGCATGCTTTTCGTTTCCGTGTCGTCTGCGCCGCGATTGCCGGCGCGCTGTCGCTTGCATCGTGCGGCGGCGTCGACAGCGATACGCCGTCGTCCCAGACGAACACCCCGCCGCCGCTGGCCGCGAAACGCCCGAACATCCTGTACATCATGGCCGACGATCTCGGCTATTCCGACATCCATGCATTCGGCGGCGAGATCAACACGCCGAACCTCGACGCGCTCGTCGCGTCGGGCCGCATCCTGTCGAACCATCACACGGGCACCGTCTGCGCGATCACGCGCGCGATGCTGGTGTCCGGCACCGACCACCATCTCGTCGGCGAAGGCACGATGGGCGTGCCGACCGACGAACGGCGCGGGCTGCCCGGCTACGAGGGCTACCTGAACGACCGTGCCCTGTCGTTCGCACAACTATTGAAGGATGCCGGCTACCACACGTACATCGCGGGCAAGTGGCACATCGGCTCGGGGATCGTCGGCAGCGCGACGGGCAGCGGGCAGACGCCCGACCAGTGGGGCTTCGAGCGCAGCTACGTGCTGCTCGGCGGCGCGGCGACGAATCACTTCGCGCACGAGCCGGCCGGCTCGTCGCACTACACGGAAGACGGCCGTTACGTGCAGCCTGGCCAGCCCGGCCAGCCGGGCGGCACGGGCGGCAGCCCGGCCGTGTTCTATTCGACCGATTTCTATACGCAGAAGCTGATCTCGTACATCGATTCGAACCAGCGCGACGGCAAGCCGTTCTTCGCGTACGCGGCCTACACGTCGCCGCACTGGCCGCTGCAGGTGCCCGAGCCATGGCTGCACAAGTACGCGGGCGTCTATGACGCCGGCTACGACGCGATCCGCAACGCGCGGATCGCGCGGCAGAAGGCGCTCGGCCTGATCCCCGCCGATTTCAAGCCGTTCGACGGCCTGCCTGAAACCACGGCTGCGTCGCCCGCGACCGCGAACAACGGCACGGCCGCCGCGAAATACATCAGCGCGGTGCATTCGGCCGCGGACGGCTACAGCGACTACGGCCCCGGCAAGGTCGACAAGCTGTGGTCGAGCCTGTCGCCGGCCGAGCGCCGTGCACAGGCGCGCTACATGGAGATCTATGCGGGGATGGTCGAGAACCTCGACTACAACATCGGCCTGCTGATCCAGCACCTGAAGGACATCGGCGAATACGACAACACGTTCATCATGTTCCAGTCGGACAACGGTGCGGAAGGCTGGCCGATCGATTCGGGCGCCGACCCGACGGCGACCGATACCGCGAACGGGCAGGATCCGATCTATTCGACGCTCGGCACCGACAACGGCAAGCAGAACGCGCAGCGCCTGCAGTACGGGTTGCGCTGGGCCGAAGTGAGCGCGTCGCCGTTCCGGCTCACGAAGGGCTATTCGGCCGAAGGCGGCGTCTCGACGCCGACGATCGTGCGCCTGCCGGGCCAGACGCAGCAGTTGCCGACGCTGCGCGCGTTCACGCACGTGACCGACAACACGGCGACGTTCCTCGCGGTCGCGGGCGTCACGCCGCCGTCGCAGCCGGCGCCGCCGCTCGTCAATACGCTGACGGGCGTCGACCAGAACAAGGGCAAGGTGATCTACAACAACCGCTACGTGTACCCGGTCACCGGCCAGTCGCTGCTGCCGGTGCTGACGGGCACGGCGACGGGCGAGGTGCATACCGCGCCGTTCGGCGACGAAGCGTACGGCCGCGCGTACCTGCGCAGCGCCGACGGCCGCTGGAAGGCGTTGTGGACCGAGCCGCCGCTCGGGCCGCTCGACGGTCACTGGCAGCTGTACGACCTCGCGGCGGATCGCGGCGAGACGACCGACGTGTCCGCGCAGAACCCGTCGGTGATCAGCACGCTCGTCGACCAGTGGAAGACCTACATGAGCAA
- a CDS encoding ABC transporter substrate-binding protein, whose protein sequence is MKQWKRMAALAVALAAGAAHAGDWAGKEIRLAVDPTYPPLEYKLPDGTLTGFGIDITNALCAELHARCVWVESSFDGMIPGLLARKFDVIASSMTITPKRQQQIAFTNRISNAPARLVARKGSPLLPTADALKGKRVGVEQGSAQADYAVANWQPAGVQVVSYQNQDQVYADLVTGRLDAAFQASIAASDGFLKKPQGKDFAFVGAAIDDVKYFGQGDGLGLRKQDNDLREAFNHALATILANGTYQRINKKYFDFDIYGAK, encoded by the coding sequence ATGAAGCAGTGGAAACGGATGGCGGCGCTCGCGGTGGCGCTGGCGGCAGGGGCGGCGCATGCGGGCGACTGGGCGGGCAAGGAGATTCGCCTCGCGGTCGATCCGACTTACCCGCCGCTCGAATACAAGCTGCCCGACGGCACGCTGACGGGTTTCGGGATCGACATCACGAACGCCTTGTGCGCGGAGCTGCATGCGCGCTGCGTGTGGGTCGAGTCGAGTTTCGACGGGATGATCCCGGGGCTGCTCGCGCGCAAGTTCGACGTGATCGCGTCGTCGATGACGATCACGCCGAAGCGGCAGCAGCAGATCGCCTTCACGAACCGGATCTCGAATGCGCCGGCGCGCCTCGTCGCGCGCAAGGGCTCGCCGCTGCTGCCGACGGCAGACGCGCTGAAGGGCAAGCGCGTGGGCGTCGAGCAGGGTTCCGCGCAGGCCGACTACGCGGTCGCGAACTGGCAGCCGGCCGGCGTGCAGGTCGTGTCGTACCAGAACCAGGATCAGGTCTATGCCGATCTCGTGACGGGCCGGCTCGACGCGGCGTTCCAGGCATCGATCGCGGCGAGCGACGGCTTCCTGAAGAAGCCCCAGGGCAAGGATTTCGCGTTCGTCGGCGCCGCGATCGACGACGTGAAGTACTTCGGGCAGGGCGACGGGCTCGGGCTGCGCAAGCAGGACAACGACCTGCGCGAGGCCTTCAACCACGCACTTGCGACGATCCTCGCGAACGGCACGTACCAGCGGATCAACAAGAAGTACTTCGACTTCGACATCTACGGCGCGAAGTAA
- a CDS encoding LysR family transcriptional regulator: MDERLRGVAEFVDVVESGSFAAAALRLGVTRSAVAKVVARLERRLGARLLQRTTRQLGLTDEGLVYYEQCRRLLAELGETEAALDAGQREPAGRLRVSVPVLFGRQCVAPVMRRLVERHPRLEIDVSFSDRVADLVNDGFDIAVRIGELADTSALVGRKLGVQRMGICASPAYLDRHGRPAGLDALASHVGIAYSRGGQPTPWRVLGADGAVHDHRPAGRLRLDDLQAIADAAAAGAGLAWLPCWLMAPYLRDGRLALVMDSNSVSGAEVFAVRPASRQVPSKVRVVIDALVDEIPRMLASDD, from the coding sequence ATGGACGAGCGGCTGAGAGGCGTGGCCGAATTTGTCGACGTGGTGGAGTCGGGCAGCTTCGCGGCGGCCGCGCTGCGGCTCGGCGTCACGCGCTCGGCTGTCGCGAAGGTCGTCGCGCGGCTCGAACGCCGTCTCGGCGCGCGGCTCCTGCAGCGCACGACCCGCCAGCTCGGCCTGACCGACGAGGGGCTCGTCTATTACGAGCAGTGCCGGCGGCTGCTGGCCGAACTCGGCGAGACGGAGGCCGCGCTCGACGCGGGGCAGCGCGAGCCGGCGGGGCGGCTGCGCGTCAGCGTGCCCGTGCTGTTCGGGCGGCAGTGCGTGGCGCCCGTCATGCGGCGCCTCGTCGAGCGCCATCCGCGGCTCGAGATCGACGTGTCGTTCAGCGACCGCGTGGCCGACCTGGTCAATGACGGCTTCGACATCGCGGTGCGCATCGGCGAGCTGGCCGATACGAGCGCGCTGGTCGGCCGCAAGCTCGGCGTGCAGCGCATGGGGATCTGCGCGTCGCCCGCGTATCTCGACCGTCATGGCCGGCCGGCGGGGCTCGACGCGCTCGCGTCGCACGTCGGCATCGCGTATTCGCGCGGCGGGCAACCGACGCCGTGGCGGGTCCTCGGCGCGGACGGCGCGGTGCACGACCATCGCCCGGCCGGCCGCCTGCGGCTCGACGACCTGCAGGCGATCGCCGATGCGGCCGCCGCCGGCGCGGGCCTCGCGTGGCTGCCGTGCTGGCTGATGGCGCCTTACCTGCGCGACGGCCGCCTCGCGCTCGTGATGGACAGCAACAGCGTGTCGGGCGCCGAAGTGTTCGCGGTGCGGCCGGCGTCGCGCCAGGTGCCGTCGAAGGTGCGCGTCGTCATCGATGCGCTCGTCGACGAGATACCGCGCATGCTGGCGTCGGACGATTGA
- a CDS encoding curli assembly protein CsgF: protein MNRIRLSVIALVAMTAVSPYAWSSTLVYQPNNPNFGGNPANGPNLLNEANAQNKHTDPSLSAFSSPTSTSSLDQFNAQLQQAILSRVAGSVTNSIVGTNGELKPGTISTGNFTIVVSAAGNGNLQVTTTDKTTGATSTFIVSNGQ from the coding sequence ATGAATCGAATCAGATTGAGCGTGATCGCGCTGGTCGCGATGACCGCGGTGTCGCCGTATGCGTGGTCGTCGACGCTGGTTTATCAGCCGAACAACCCGAACTTCGGCGGCAACCCGGCAAACGGCCCCAATCTGCTCAACGAGGCCAACGCGCAAAACAAGCACACGGATCCGTCGCTGTCGGCCTTTTCATCGCCGACGTCCACGTCATCGCTCGACCAGTTCAATGCGCAGCTGCAGCAGGCAATCCTGTCGCGCGTCGCCGGCTCGGTGACGAACTCGATCGTCGGCACCAACGGCGAGCTCAAGCCGGGGACGATCAGCACGGGCAACTTCACGATCGTCGTGAGTGCGGCCGGCAACGGCAACCTGCAAGTGACGACCACCGACAAGACGACGGGAGCGACCTCGACGTTCATCGTCAGCAACGGCCAATAA